The genomic window caagaaggaaaaaaactgggaaagaaaacaaaatgcaagcaaacaacaacagaaagaatgaaaatgctacagtgtggttcacactcagtttgcacagtcctctctctgggtgctgatggttctcttcatcacaaggtcattggaactggtctgaatcttCTTATTATTGAGAAgttccacatccatcagaattgatcatcatataatcttgttgtggtgtacaatgatctcctggtcctgctcatttcactcagcatcagttcatgtaagtctctccaggcctctctgaaatcatcctgctggtcatttcttacagaacaataatattccataacattcatataccataatttattcagccgttctccaattgatgggcatccactcagttaccagtttcttgccactaagaaaagggctgccacaaacattctggcacatacaggtctctttcccttctttaagatctatttgggatataagcccagtagaaatactgctgggtcagagTATATACACTGTGatggtcctttgggcatagttccagattgctctccagaatggttgtatccattcacaactccacaacaatgtatcagtgtcccagttttcccacagcccctccaacattcatcattatctattcctgtcatcttagccaatctgacaagtgtgtagtggtatctcagagttgttttaatttgcatttctctgatcaatagtgatttgggacactctttcatatgagtggaaatagtttcaatttcatcatctgaaaattatctgttcatatcctttgaccatttatcaattggagaatagcttgatttattataaattagagtcagttctctgtatattttggaaatgaggcctttatcagaacctttgactgtaaaaatgttttcccactttattgcttcccttataatcttgtttgcattagttttgtttgtacaaaaactttttaactttaaaataataaaaattatctattttgtgatcaataatgatctctagttcttctttggtcataaattccttcctcctccacaaatctgaggggtaaactatcctatgttcttctaatttgtttataatatcattctttatgtctatatcatgaacccattttgaccttatcttgttgtgaggatcaaatgaaatctttacaaagcacttagcacaatgcctagtacaTGTAGGCTCTTAacacatttttccttcctttctcccttcctttcttccttcctctcttcctctctctttctttcttcctccctccctctcttccctccttccctcttttctttcttcctgtgcTAGTGACATtgctttcatcagaaatgatGTTGACTTGCCTATATTTACTAAGTCTGCCAGGACTCCAGATCTAATATGAACCATGGTGCCATGTTTCTCTGCTGCTCTGGACCCAGACCCCAGATCCCAGACTGAGCCCAAAGCCTGATTTATCAATTGCTAAAACCGATTGAGCTCTGAAGCATGAGGCAGACCCCAGCCCCATGGAGACCAAGCCCTTATCTTGACCCCATACAGAAACTGCCCCCACCCCCAAAGCTCAGGCTGGCCCCTGATCATCTTACAGTAGGAGCCATGGTCACAAGGAGGTCCTGGATGACCGGGCCCTATGTTCCAACTCCTTCCAAAATAGAGTTCTCCAGACCCAGGCTCCTATGAGCCTTGGGTTCCACCTGGGTACGCTAGCCAGCTGATGGGGCAGAGCTCAGGCTAGTGACGGCCTCCAAAGGTCCtggcctttccttccttccccgtGCGGTGTTGCAGGAGGGTCTGAGCACAGCTGTTTGGGGAACAGCCCAGATGAGCAATGGAACTCAGCTGAAAATGATATCAGGGATTAGGTGTCCTCCATTACCTCCTGCAGCTGGCCCCGGCCTGGTCTTTCAGGAGGCCCCGACCGGCTCTGAACCCAACGCTCTCGAGCTCTATCTCTGGATCCCCATCTTTCCCTCTATTGAACCATCCCCTCTCAGCCTTCCATCAATTCTGTCAATTCTCTTTTCGCCCCCCCTCCATGGCAGACAGACACAAACTCAAGCACTTCTTAtcacaaaattatgtttttatttagaaTCTGGATCAGGAAAAAAGTataggagatgggggaagggagtgtGGCATTGGGAAGGGGGTACTGTACCCAAGGTGAGAGGGGCTCCAAGGAGTGGGGACGGAGCATCCCATGGCCAACCTTCCCCTAGTGGTGGGCTTCCTGGCACAAAGACATGATTGTGACCCTGCACGAGGAGTGGGGTGTCCAGTTGCCCACTGTGGAtgtggaagagagaagaaattgggggggggggaaggagagggaaaaagacgCCCACTTCAAGCCATGGCACTGCAGTCTGCAGTTCCCACTGGTAACCACCAGAGGACAGCACAGCTCCAAAGAAGGCTGGAGCCAAGGAAACTTGTCCAGAATTCTCCATTCCTTGGGAGGatggcttaaaaaaataaaccccTAGAAGCTGGTGTGTTCCCTCCGCCCCTGTAGACCCCCAGGGGTTGAGGATGAGAGGTCAGGGGTGAAGGGTGGAGGCCAGGGGCTCTGGTGTCTcatatctttgttttaaaaaaacaaaactaacaaaataaatggtttctctccctcccccctcccccttccaaaGAACAAAGGTATGTGGGTGACAGGGATTGGTTTGCAAGGTCAAGgtcccttccctctacccctccccCCAATAAATAGATACAccaacacaaataaataaataaataaataaatatttagataaataaataaatagggtcttttgtatgtgtatatacataaatctcttctctttctcattctctctctctctccctctctctgtctctgtgtctctgtgtctctctctctctctctctctctctctctctctccgtctctgtctctctctctgtctctgtctgtctgtctgtctgtctgtctgtctgtctgtctgtctgtctgtctctctctctctctctctctctctctctctctctctctccaggtgGCCCAGTGGCCCAGGGTTCCCTGGTCCATCACACACAAAACTCACTGGCTTTTTAGCCAAGCCACAGGAAATAAGGTGGGGAGAGGGACAGACCCTTCAAGACCCGGCATTGCCAAAGACCCCTGGGGGAGCCTGGGGGTCCGGGCAGGGACGGGACTGGGAGAGAAGGAGCCCTCCCAATCAGACAAAGCGTTCCAAAGCAGCACAATGCTGTGCCTGGGGAGGGGGGCAGGAGGGGAGACGGAGGCGGACAGAACTGACACCACTCCGCAGGGACAGCGCTGGGAGGGGACCCCGGCTAGACGTCGCTGGGCGAGCGGGGAGCGGAAGGGGGCCTTGGcggaggagcagcagcagcagacgGCCCACAGCACTTTCTGGATGTCGTGATTTCGGAAGGCGTAGATGACGGGGTTGAAGAGGGAGTTGGAGGTGGCCGGGAGCAAGGTGAGATAGGTGTAGAGCAGGGGCGAGTGCGAGTCGCCCAACAGGCAGTAGACGGCGAAGGGGAGCCAGCAGGCGGCGAAGGCCCCCAGCACCACGGCCAGGGTGGCGATGCCTTTGCGCGTGGCCACGTAGTGGGAGGCGGGCAGCAGGTGCCGCTGGAGCGCGATCTGCTGGGCATGGCGGCACACGATGCGGCAGATCTGGGCGTACAGCTGCAGCATCACGCCGAACACCATGAAGAAGACCACGGCCAGCACCACCAGGTGGTTCTTGGTCAGGGGGCTGACGACGCCGCAGGAGGCCGGCTCATCCAGGCAGTTCCAGGCCAGCACGGGGAGGAGGCCCAGGCCCAGGGCGCCCCCCCACACCAGCACCAGCATGGCATAGGTCCTGGTCACCGTGGTCTCGGAGTAGTAGGTGAGCGCGTTGTAGAGGGACAGGTAGCGGTCCACGGTGATGGCCAGCAGGCTGTAGATGCTGGCGGTGAAGGCGGTGACCAGGACGCCCACCAGGACCAGGCTCAGCACGGGGGAACCGATGCAGTACCTGGAGGCGAAGTGCAGGATGAGCCCGAGGCCGGCCAGCAGGTCTGCGGAGGCCAGGCTGCCGATGAGCAGGAACATGGGGGCCCGGAAGGCCGGCGTGCCCACGATGATGGCCACGACCACCGCGTTCTCGCAGAACGCCAGCGTCCCGGAGATGCACAGCGCCACGTCCCAGGCCGTGGGGAGGGGCAGGGGGGAGGCGGGGCCGGGGTCCCGGGGGGACTCCCCGCCGCTCTCGTTCCCGGACGCCAGCCAGTCCAGGGGGCCCCCTGCCCCCTGCATCGTGGGACCTGCGGAAGGAAGGCGAGTGAGATCCCGGAGGTCCCGTCTCAAGGGCTGGCCTTGTAATACTCCTACTACACCGGGGTGCTGCGTGGGGGAGGGGCTTGTGCAAACCTTCCCCAATCTTGGGGACCCCAGGtcaccccttcccttcccttcgtGTAACCCTGGCCGGGGTTCCCCACACGCTGCTCCCCTCAGGTGAGTCCCTTACAAAACCGGGTCTAACCCCCAGCCTGTCCGAGGAAGAAAAGGGGGGTTCCCTGCCGCTCCGGTCATCTTAAGGAGCCGAGATGCTGGCGGAGTCTAAGAAGTTCAGGAGGTGGCGTCCCCTCCCCCGACTCGCTCACAGCCCCCCCTCCCCAGGCTGAAGGTGCCACAGACCGGGCTGTTCTCCCACCCGGACACCGTGTTCTAGGTCCCGGCCCCGACCTCCGCGCCCCGAACCAGGACCCCGGCCCCGTCCCCACAAGcccgccgcccccccccccccagcgaGCCCCTCGCGCACCGCCCGGGACGCTTCCCGGGGCGGCCGGACACCTGGGTCCCGCCCCGGAGCCCGTGCCCCCCGGCCCGCCGCGCAGGTCCGCCCGGGTCGTGCAGGGACCCAGCCCGCCCCCTTCGCTGCGGGACCCCCCAGCTCTGGCTCACCCAGGCCGGGCACCCCCGGCTCCCGCAGCGCTACATACCGGACCCGGGTCCCGGACGGGGCCGTCACTCACCAGTCCCGGGGTCCGGGGCTGCGGCTGGAGCCGGGGCTGGGCCGAGGCCGCGCTCCCGGGCCGGGGACGTCCGGTGCGGCAGCAGCAGAGATCGGGGGTCCCAGCCGTCGCGGGGCCGCCGTGGTCTGTGCCTGGGTCACTGAAGCCCCCGCCTAGCGGAGCGGCGTGACTCACCCGCGCCGAGCCCCGCCCTGAGCCGCCTGCTCTCTGACGTCAGCGGCCCGGCCCGGCCAATGGGCTTCGCGGGAAGCAGCGCAGCGCGCGCCGCGCGGCATGATAATGAGGCCTCGCGCTGGCGGCTCCCCATTCATAAAAAGCGCCCGGCCCCGCCTCCTCCCGCTCCGTCCTTGAGGCAGCGCCCTCTGCGGGCCGGGCCTGGCGGGCGGGGCTAGGGGGgagctggggggtgggggggcgcGGAGAGGACGCGCGCGCGTAGGCGAGACCGTGACGGGGATGGGGATGATGCAGGTGAagcagggagagggagggggcgCGAGGCGTGTGACAGCGACGGTGGCGGGGACCGGGTGACGCGTCTGGGTGACGCCGATGCGGACTCTGGGACCCGGTGACGGGGATGGGAATTGGGAGAGGCGGAGGGGACGGGGCCGGGGTCATGGAACGGGGGATGTCTGCTCTGGAAGGGTCTAGAACGTGCTCTGTGAGAGCGCCGGGAGTCCGAGCTGGAGgtgaccttagaacagagaatgtcaaacCTGGCAGGGACTGAGAGCTGGGAGGCTCTTACACCCAGTGTGTGTgtgggcccttagaacccggatGTCAGGGAGGGGGCCTTTAGAACCCGGATGTCAGGGAGGGGGCTCAGAGAACCCTGAATGTCAGCGAGGGGCCCTTAAACCCGGATGTCAGGGAGGGGGTGTAGAGAACCCTGAATGTCAGGGagggggcccttagaacctggatGTCAGGGagggggcccttagaaccaggatGTCAGGGAGGGGGCCCTTAGAACTAGGATGTCAGGGAGGGGGTGTGGAGAACTCCAAATGTCAGGGagggggcccttagaacccggatGTCAGGGAGGGCGCCCTTAAACCGGGATGTCAGGGAGGGCACCCTTAAACCGGGATGTCAGGGagggggcccttagaaccaggatGTCAGGGAGGGGGTGTAGAGAACCCTGAATGTTAGGGAGGGGGCCCTTAGAACCGGGATGTCAGGGagggggcccttagaaccaggatGTCAGGGagggggcccttagaaccaggatGTCAGGGAGGGCGCCCTTAGAACCTGGATGTCAGGGagggggcccttagaaccaggatGTCAGGGAGGGGGCCCTTAAACCCGGATGTCAGGGagggggcccttagaaccaggatGTCAGGGagggggcccttagaacccggatGTCAGGGAGGGGGCCCTTAGAACTAGGATGTCAGGGagggggcccttagaacctggatGTCAGGGAGGGCGCCCTTAAACCCGGATGTCAGGGAGGGGGTGTAGAGAACCCTGAATGTCAGGGagggggcccttagaacctggatGTCAGGGAGGGCGCCCTTAAACCCGGATGTCAGGGagggggcccttagaaccaggatGTCAGGGagggggcccttagaacccggatGTCAGGGAGGGGGCCCTTAGAACTAGGATGTCAGGGAGGGGGTGTGGAGAACTCCAAATGTCAGGGAGGGGGCTCGGAGAACCCTGAATGTCAGGGagggggcccttagaacacagaatgtcaaggAAGAGAACCCTAGAACAGAGAGAATGTCAAGGAGAAGAGGGCCCTGGGGAAGGGCTGGGAAGAACTTTACAAGgagaaatgtcagagctggaagtgaTCTCCGAACTGAGAATGTTAGAAgtggaaggaccttagaacacaggatgtcagagctgggagaaccTTAGAACATAAATTTACAGCATAGATAGTCAGAGGTGGAAAGACCCTTGGGACATAGAATGGCATCTGTTCCAATCCTCTAGATCTCCCAAGCTCAGGCCATGATGTTGTGAGATGACAGCATTAGATGATGCTAAAGGGAAGAGTGAAATAAGAAATGGGGAAGATTCACAGAGAaatctcccctcctctccctgaCTTGGGTTTGGGCAAGCGGAGGTGGGCTCACCAATCTTGGTAATTATTGACCATAATTGACTGTAGAATGAATCTCATGGGTCACTCATCcagtctcctcatttttttttcaggatgaggaaaaagaaataataataattgacatttacaaTGGGCCTTAAGATTCACCACCCATTTCCCACACATCCTCTTGTTTCCTAGAACATCCTTGAGAGGGAAGTAGAACAGGTCgaatttccccattttatagaagacaaGTCTGAGTCTCAGAGAAGGGAAGGTATTACCTAAGTCACTGAGTAAGTGAAAAATCCAGGTCCTGGAACAGATATATAGGGAGCATTAGGAGGTCAGTGGGGCATAGTGGAAAACCTAGTTTTAAATCTTGATGGTTCCTCACTAACCTTCACGgtattcagtttccttttcaataaaaaGAGAAGGATTAGATTAGGATTACTGATCTAGAGATAAGAACAGATTTTataggtcatctaatccaaccccctcGTTTTACAAAACtttagtaaaggaaaaaaaattaacattatatatatgcatatcagacattatactaagcactttacaaatatatcatttgatcctttctATATCCCTGAGAGATGGGAGtgggattgtttttgttttgttttgtttcgttttttgctgttgaggaaactgaggcagaggcttgtccagggtcacacagctattatgtgtcgaggccagattagaactcaggttttcctaactccaggcccagaaatCTAAGCACCAGAGATAGTAAATGACTTGCCATAGTCACAGTGGGGAGGGATATGGTCAGACTCATGCTGACATCAttttcagctccaaattttataaCCCTGTGGCTTAGACTGCTCAGCTTTGCTTAGTTCCCAAAGTGGAGGTTGCTACGTCAGTGAGGGTTGATGGGCCATAGTGCCAGTCACATCCAGACAATCTGATCAATAAAGGTGACACAGTGATAGTAGTGGTGATGACAGAAAAGGTGACCAGGCAGCTGTCCTCCatgctcctcctcttccttacCTCAGAGCCTCTCCTAATACCTAGTTTCTTCAGAGCAACAGCCCCAACACCCCCTTCTACACAAAACCTTCCCTGACCCTACCAGGTCTTTGTAAGGTGGGGGGTCCATTATGGATTAAGGCCCCCCTTCTACACAAAACCTTCCCTGACCCTACCAGGTCTTTGTAAGGTGGGGGGTCCATTATGGATTAAGGCCCCCCTTCTACACAAAACCCTGCCTGACTTTACCAGGTCCTTGTGAGGTGGGGGGGTCATTATGGATTAAGGCTCCCTTCTACACAAAACCCTCTCTGACTCCACCAGGTCCTTGTGAGGTGGGGGGGTCACTATGGATTAAGGCCCCCTTCTACACAAGGCCCTCCCTGACCCTACCAGGTCCTTGTGAGGTGGGGGGGTCACTATGGATTAAGGCCCCCTTCTACACAAGGCCCTCCCTGACCTTACCAGGTCCTTGTGAGGTGGGGGGGTCACTATGGATTAAGGCCCCCTTCTACACAAGGCCCTCCCTGACCTTACCAGGTCCTTGTGAGGTGGGGGGGTCACTATGGATTAAGGCCCCCTTCTACACAAGGCCCTCCCTGGCCCTACCAGGTCCTTGTGAGGTGGGGGGGTCACTATGGATTAAGGCTCCCTTCTACACAAGTCCCTCCCTGGCCCTACCAGGTCCTTGTGAGGTGGGGGGGTCACTATGGATTAAGGCCCCCTTCTACACAAGGCCCTCCCTGACCTTACCAGGTCCTTGTGAGGTGGGGGGGTCACTATGGATTAAGGCCCCCTTCTACACAAGTCCCTCCCTGGCCCTACCAGATCCTTGTAAGGTGGGGGGTCACTATGGATTAAGGTCCCCTTCTATACAAACCCTCCCTGACCCTACCAGGTCCTTGTGAGGTGGGGGCTCACTATGGATTAAGGCCCCCTTTTACACAAGGCCCTCCCTGGCCCTACCAGATCCTTGTAAGGTGGGGGGGTCACTATGGATTAAGGCCCCCTCCTACACAAAACCCTCCCTGACTCCACCAGATCCTTGTGAGGTGGGGGCTCACTATGGATTAAGGCCCCCTTCTACACAAGTCCCTCCCTGACTCCACCAGGTCCTTGTGAGGTGGGGGGGTCACTATGGATTAAGGCCCCCTTCTATACAAGACCTTCCTTGACCCTACCAGGTCCTTGTAAGGTAGGGGGGTCATTATGGATTAAGGCCCCCTTCTATACAAGACCTTCCTTGACCCTACCAGGTCCTTGTGAGGTGGGGGATCACCATGGATTAAAGCCAAGCCCAcagtcaggaagacatggattcaagtcTTCCCAatgacacttactacctatgaCCCTTACCAAGTCATTCTAAGctgtctgagcctcagtttcctcatctgtattacCTTTAAGGTCCCACTAATTCCAAGTCCTGAGCTTTGTTTCCATTTCCCTATCTCCAGACTGGTTTCATGCCCCCACTTAGGATGTAGTTTCTTGGAGATCAGGGTCTGTTTTGATTTGAATCGCCAGGGCCTTGTACAGGGCTCAGTGTCCAGAGGAGATTTGGACCCAGTCCTTGCCTCCTGCAGGGCCCAGAGCACTCTTCAGCTGCTTGTAGAACTGAGACAAACCAGCCGAGGAGGATCCTGGAATGGCAGTGGCAGTAACCCCTCAGGAACTTCTGGGATGCTGTTATGCATCAGGCAGTTCTGATGCCGCCTGGGGGATGGGGAGTCACGGAGCTGAGAGATGCTGCTGGTGACATCACCCCCCTTGGCACCTGGACATTGGAGAGTCTTGGAAGAGTTCCggcccttcttccctttctcccttcctcctcttggCCCTTGTCTGGGCAGGATTTCAGGGACTCAATTATTCATGGTCTTGGAAAGCCAGCATtgttggggagagggagggaaaggccACTTCCCCGAAAGAGCTAGCGATGGGAAAAGGGAGGATACCAGGGGATGGAGTGGAGAAGAGCGTGAGAACAGGGAATCTTGATGCTCTCTGGCTGGAGCTGGGGTTCTGCAGTTACTCCTTTTGACATGTCTGTGTGGAAGGGTGGGGCTGGATAAGCCCAAAAGCATCCTCCCTGGCCTTCCTAGCATTTATAATTGATAGTCTCCTTTCCAATGGTGGTCTCCCCCCACTCCTCTCCCATACACACAGCTTCCCAGCTGCTCCAGACATGGCCAAGTTCTTCCCCTTTCCTGTTGCCCCAAGATTCAGTTCTGGCCTTAGTCTCCAGGGAGAGGGCCCCGAAGAAGAGAAAACAGGCCCCTTGGTCCTGAGCCACCTAGCTCCCTTTCCCATCAGTGATCACCGTAGCTTCAAACCTGACTTATGGTTGGGGTGCTGGGGAGATAGAAAAGCAGATGGGGGAGTGTGCTGCTTTCTGGGCCCAAAGAAGTAATATCTATCTCTCCAGGGGCAATGGGGCAAGCAGGATTCAGAACAAGTACAATGTCTGGgctcctcaaaacaaccctgtgatgTAGGTTCTTTTATTATTCCTGTTTGacatgtggggaaactgaggctcagaaaaattaaaatgggagCTAAGTATTTGAATGAccaattaataataaatgttaagtcCTAACTATGTGCAAGACATTTTATCTAAGCCCTGGGGATGCAAATTTAAACAAGAAAAGATGGTCCCTGTCCTCGAAAATCTTACAtttgaatggagaaaagaaagcacATACAGGGGAGCAAAATGGGGGTGAATGGTGGATAGATgctatagtagatagagtgcttgCTCTATCAGGACTGAGTTCAAACTCAGCCTCAGACTGaggaactctgggtaagtcattttactctatttgcttcagtttccccatctgtaaaaggagctagagaaggaaaaggcaaaccatttcaaCATCCCCCAAGGGGATCACGAATAatcagacacgactgaacaacaacaacacaaatagGGTTTGGGGGTCAGAATGCAGTAGCCACGACAGCATGATTTGGCAATGGCCAGGAAGAGGTCCGGATGCCTGTTTTCCAACAAGATAAGGGTTGAAATCTCACATTGTCCTAAGGGGTAGAGTTCAAGATAAGCCAAGAAGAGCCAGGATCAATCTACATCTTCTGGAAAAGGCTCAAGTGTCTACGAAGGGCTCCAAACCCACCTTCCAGACCAGATCCAGAACTCTCTCCACTCCCCAGAGTTTCAGGATGTGGATTCAAGAGGGGTTATGTGGTTACGTAATAGTAATGGTCTCTTGCTGGCCATAGTGATTCACAATTTCAGTGTCTAAGATTTGCCAAGCATTTCCTTTGTGACAGCCCTGTGAGGCAGGCAGTTGCATGGAATGCCAGCCCACAT from Sminthopsis crassicaudata isolate SCR6 chromosome 3, ASM4859323v1, whole genome shotgun sequence includes these protein-coding regions:
- the GPR3 gene encoding LOW QUALITY PROTEIN: G-protein coupled receptor 3 (The sequence of the model RefSeq protein was modified relative to this genomic sequence to represent the inferred CDS: deleted 1 base in 1 codon); the protein is MQGAGGPLDWLASGNESGGESPRDPGPASPLPLPTAWDVALCISGTLAFCENAVVVAIIVGTPAFRAPMFLLIGSLASADLLAGLGLILHFASRYCIGSPVLSLVLVGVLVTAFTASIYSLLAITVDRYLSLYNALTYYSETTVTRTYAMLVLVWGGALGLGLLPVLAWNCLDEPASCGVVSPLTKNHLVVLAVVFFMVFGVMLQLYAQICRIVCRHAQQIALQRHLLPASHYVATRKGIATLAVVLGAFAACWLPFAVYCLLGDSHSPLLYTYLTLLPATSNSLFNPVIYAFRNHDIQKVLWAVCCCCSSAKAPFRSRSPSDV